GGCATCTTCATCACTTTCGAGGGCGGCGAGGGCGCCGGCAAATCGACCCAGATCGCGCGGCTGGCAACGAGCCTGCGCGAGATGGGGCACGAGGTCGTCGTCACCCGCGAGCCGGGCGGCTCGCCCGGGGCCGAGGCGGTGCGCCACGTCATCCTCTCCGGCGCGGCCGAGCCGTTCGGCCCGGCGATGGAGGCGATCCTGTTCGCCGCCGCCCGTGCCGACCATATCGACCAGGTGATCCGCCCGGCCGTCGCGCGCGGCGCCATCGTGCTGTGCGACCGCTTCGTCGATTCGAGCCGCGTCTATCAGGGCGTCACCGGCAATCTCGAGCCCGCCTTCATGCAGGCGCTGGAGACGGTCACGGTCGCCGGCATGATGCCGGATCTCACCGTGGTGCTCGACCTCGACCCCGAGGAGGGGATGAGGCGCGCCGCCAAGCGGCGCGGCGACGAGGCCGCCGACCGCTTCGAGAAGGAGGCGCTGGCTATTCATCGCCGCCGCCGCGAGGCGTTCCTGGAGATTGCCCGGGCCGAGCCCGGCCGCTGCGTGGTGATCGACGCGGCCCGCGCTCCGGCGAAGGTCGCCACCGCCATCGTCAAGGCGGTGCATGCGCTGATCGAGCGGCGTCTTGAAACGGGCGCGCGGGCACGATGGCGGCCGGAGCGGAACGGGCAGGGGCAGGCCGGCAGCGGGGAGGGCAAGCCGGCATGAGCTTCACCCGTCTCGCGCCCGAGCAGTTCGACACCATCCCCGACATCGCCGAGCCGGCCGAGAACCCGTTCCTCGCCGGGCATGACGAGGCGGGCGCGCATGTCGCCGCCGCCTATCGCGCCGGGCGGCTGCACCACGCGCTGCTGCTCGCCGGCCCGTCCGGCATCGGCAAGGCGACCTTCGCCTTCCACCTCGCCGAGCATCTTTTGCGCTATCCGCACGCCGGGGAAGCCCCGGAGGGCCTTGCCCCGCGCGACCCGGACTTGCCGCTGTTCCGCCAGATCGCGCAGGGCGCGCATCCCTCGGTGCTTCACCTGACGCGGCCGCTCAACGAGAAGACGAAGGCCTTCAAGTCGGCCGTCACCGTCGACGAGATCCGGCGCATCGGCCGCTTCCTGTCGATGACCTCGCATGACGGGAGCTGGCGCGTCGTCATCGTCGACCCGGCCGACGACATGAACGCCAACGCCGCCAACGCGCTGCTGAAGAATCTCGAGGAGCCGCCGCCGCGCACCCAGTTCGTGCTGATCGCCCATTCGCCGGGCGGGCTGCTGCCGACGATCCGCTCGCGCTGCCATCTGGTGCGGCTGAAGCCGCTGGAGACGCCGGCGCTGATTTCCGTGCTCGAGCGGCTGGAGGCCGACGTCCCGGAAACCGAGGCCGGGCGCGCTGCGCTGGCCGCGCGCGCCGGCGGAAGCGTGCGCGAGGCGCTGCTCCTGACGCGCTATGGCGGGCTGGACATCGCCGAGGCGATCTCGCGCATCCTCGGCGAGCGCGCCTTTCCCGTCGCCGAGGCGTGGCGGGCGGCGGAGGCCGTCGGCGGGCGCGATGCGACCGTGCAGTTCTCGATCTTCAACCAGTCGGCGCTGGACAGCGTTTCCGGCTGGGCCCGCCACGCCGGCGAGACCGGCGACCTTGCCGGCGCCGCGCGCCTGTCCGAGCTGTGGCGCGAGATGGAGCGACTGACCGTCGAGACAGAGACCTACAATCTCGACAAGCGCCAGCACGCCATGGGCCTGCTCAGGCGAATGTGGCAGGCGGCGAAGGCATAGGAGCGCAAGAGCCGCAGAAAACGCCGATAGCCATCGCCGCCCCGATACGGTATTCCACCCGCCATATTTCAAGCCCGATACTCGACAACCGCCGGAAACGTCTCCCATGTCCGCCGAACGCTATTACATCACCACCGCCATTTCCTATCCGAACGGCAAGCCGCATATCGGCCACGCCTACGAGCTGATCGCCACCGACGCGCTGGCCCGCTTCCAGCGGCTCGATGGGAAAGAGGTTTATTTCCTGACCGGCACCGACGAGCACGGCATCAAGATGCACCAGACGGCGCGCAAGGAAGGCATCACCCCGCGCGAGCTGGCCGACCGCAACGCGGCCGAGTTCCAGCGCATGGCCGTGGCGCTCAACGCCTCGAACGACGATTTCATCCGCACCACCGAGGAGCGGCACTATCGCTCCAGCCAGGCGATCTGGAAGGCGATGGAAGCCAATGGCGACATCTACAAGGGCGGCTATGCGGGCTGGTACTCGGTGCGCGACGAAGCCTATTACGGCGAGGAGGAGACGGAACTCCGCGACGACGGCGTGCGCTACGGCCCGCAGGGCACCCCGGTCGAGTGGGTGGAGGAGGAAAGCTACTTCTTCCGCCTGTCCGCCTATGGCGACAGGCTGCTCGCGCTCTACGAGGAGAACCCCGCCTTCATCGGCCCGGCCGAGCGTCGCAACGAGATCGTCAGCTTCGTCAGGTCGGGCCTGAAGGACCTTTCCGTCTCGCGCACCACCTTCGACTGGGGCATTCCCGTCCCCGGCGATGAGAAGCATGTGATGTATGTCTGGGTCGACGCGCTCACCAACTACATCACCGGCGTCGGCTATCCCGACGAGAACGATCCGCTGTGGCCGTTCTGGCCGGCCGACCTTCACGTCATCGGCAAGGACATCACCCGCTTTCACGCCATCTACTGGCCGGCTTTCCTGATGTCGGCGGGCATCGCCCTGCCGAAGCGGGTGTTCGGCCACGGCTTCGTCTTCAACCGCGGCGAGAAAATGTCGAAGTCGGTCGGCAACGTCATCGACCCGTTCGCGCTGGTCGAGCATTACGGGCTCGACCAGGTGCGCTATTTCCTGTTGCGCGAAGTGCCCTTCGGCCAGGACGGCAACTATAGCCACGAGGCCATCGTCAACCGCACCAATGCCGACCTCGCCAACGATCTCGGCAACCTCGCCCAGCGATCGCTGTCGATGATCGCCAAGAACTGCGGCGGCGTCGTGCCGCAGAACGGCGAATTGCAGGCGGCCGACCTTGCCATCCTCAACCAGGCCGAGGAGGCGCTGGCGACCGCGCGCGAGGCGATGAAGGTGCAGGCCATCCACACCGGCCTTGCCGCCATCTTCGCCGTCGTCGCCGAGGCCAACCGCTACTTCGCCGGGCAGGAACCGTGGGCGCTGAAGAAGACCGACCCGGCGCGCATGGAGACCGTGCTTTGGGTGACGGCCGAGGCGGTGCGCCGCGTCGGCATCCTCGTCCAGCCCTATGTGCCGGAATCGGCCGGCAAGCTGCTCGATCTGCTCGCCGTGCCGGAGGACGCGCGCAGCTTCGCCCATGTCGGCGACGCGCACGCGCTGACACCCGGCACGCCGCTGCCGGCGCCGCAGGGCGTCTTCCCGCGCTATGTCGAGCAGGAAGCGGCGAGCTGACGGACAGGGTCATGCTGGTCGACAGCCACTGCCACCTCGACTTTCCCGATTTCGCGGAGGAGCGCGACGCCATCGTGGCGCGCGCGCTCGCCGCCGGCGTCGGCCGCATGGTGACGATCTCGACCCGGGTGCGCCGCTTCGCCGACATCCTGGCCATCGCCGAGCGCTACCCGGAAGTCTACTGCTCGGTCGGCACCCATCCGCACAATGCGGACGAGGAGCTCGACGTCACCGCCGACGATCTCGTGCGTCTTGCCGAACACCCGAAGGTGGTGGCGATCGGCGAGGCCGGCCTCGACTATTTCTACGACAACGCCCCGCGCGAAGCGCAGGCCGCCGGCCTGCGCACCCACATCGCGGCGGCGCGCATCACCGGTCTGCCGCTCGTCATCCATGCCCGCGACGCCGACGACGACATGGCGGCGATCCTCACCGAGGAGACGCAGGAAGGCGCGTTTCCCTTCCTGCTGCATTGCTTCTCCTCCGGCCGCGCGCTGGCCGAGACCGGCATCGCGCTCGGCGGCTACGTCTCCTTCTCCGGCATCCTGACCTTCAAGCGGTCCGAGGCCCTGCGCGACATCGCCCGTGACCTGCCGCGCGAGCGGCTGCTGGTCGAGACCGACGCGCCCTATCTCGCGCCGCAGCCATGGCGCGGCAAGCGCAACGAACCGTCCCACGTGGTGGAGACGGCGCGGGTGCTGGCCGAATGCGCTGGCGTCTCGCCGGACGAGATCGCGCGACAGACCACGGAAAACTTCTTCCGCCTGTTCGCCCGGGTGCCGCGCGATGGCTGACCGGCTGCGCCTCATCATCACCGGCTGCGGCTCGTCGCCCGGCACGCCGCGCATCAATGGCGACTGGGGCGCTTGCGACCCGGAAAATCCGAAGAACCGCCGCCGCCGCGCCGCCGCCATCGTCGAGCGCATCGCGACGAATGGCGGGGTGACGCGCGTCGCCATCGACACCGGGCCGGATTTCCGCGACCAGATGCTTGACGCGCGCGTCACGCATCTCGACGGCGTCGTCTACACCCATGCCCATGCCGACCACATCCACGGCATCGACGATCTGCGCGGCTATTTCCTCGCCCAGCGCCGCCGCATCGACGTCTTCGCCGACGAGGCGACGCTGACAAGGCTGCGCGAGGGGTTCGGCTATTGCTTCGAGACCCCGCCGGGCAGCGCCTATCCGCCCATCGCCGAGGCGCACGAGATCACCCATCGCGCGCCGTTCGCAATAGACGGGGAGGGCGGCCCGATCACCTTCGAGCCGCTGCCGCAGATCCACGGCGACACGATCACCCTCGGCTTCCGCATCGGCCCCATGGCCTATTGCCCGGATGTCAGCGACTTTCCCGCCGAAACCGCTGCGCGCCTGACCGGCCTCGACCTCCTCGTCATCGACGCGCTGCAATACCGGCCGCATCCCAGCCATTTCTCGCTGGCGCAGGCGCTGGGGCAGATCGCCGATCTCGGCCCGAAGCGCGCGATCCTCACCCACATGCACATCCCGCTCGACTATGCCACGGTGATGGCCGAGACCCCAGACCACGTCGAGCCGGCCTATGACGGCTTGACCGTGGAGCTGCCGTTCGGGGAAGCATCGTAGTCGCACGGCAAGGCCCGCTCCGCACGGCGCTTTCCGCACTTTCCAAAGCCGTCGCACGCGGACCCGCTCCCGGGCGCGGAAGCCGTTCGATCCGGCGGAAATGTTTGTCGGAAAGCCGCATCTGACGGCTTGGCACGGCGTTGCGGATCGACTAAACGGATGCGGTGTTCGCGCGGCCTTAGCGCCGCGCGCACCGGGAGAGGTGGCCGAGTGGTTGAAGGCGCACGCCTGGAACGCGTGTATACGGGAAACCGTATCGAGGGTTCGAATCCCTCTCTCTCCGCCATAACATCAATAATATCAATTACTTAACGGAAGAATTGGCGTTCACCCGCCAACATTCCCGCCTAAACGGAATGCGCTTGGTCGCGACAAATCGTGAAGGAATCAGGCACCAACATTTGACCGCACGCGGACGCGTGGCATATGCAGTCGCGTTGACATCAACGTCAGTCTGAGGTGGTGCCGGTTTTTGAGACAGGGGCATAAGGTGGATTTTCCGATGAAAAGGACGATCCAGCATGAAGACACGCAGACGGTTCTCGGCCGAGTTCAAGGCCAAGGTTGCGCTTGAGGCGATCCGCGGCGAGCGGACGATTTCGGAACTGGCGACGAAGCACCAGCTTCATCCCAACCAGATCACCCAGTGGAAACGGCAGGCCATTGAGAACCTGGCCAAGGCGTTCGACGACAAGGCAGCGGATGCACAGGTCGGCCGGGAGGCCGAGGTGACGAAACTGCACGCCAAGATCGGCCAACTCGTCGTTGAGCGGGATTTTTTGGCCAAAGCCTTCGATCGCTGAGCCTGGATCGGAGGAGTATGATGATTGATCCCGATCACAACCGGCTCTCGATCTGCCGCCAGTGCGAACTGGTCTCGATCTCGCGGGCGTCGTTCTATCGACAGCCTGCCGGCGAGAGCCCGGAGAACCTCGAACTGATGCGCATCATCGACGAGGCCTTCATGGAAATGCCCTGGTATGGCTCCAGGCAGATGGCGCGGCACCTACGGCGTCAAGGTTGGTGCGTCGGCCGCAAGCGGGTCCGGCGGCTGATGCGCAAGATCGGTCTGTCGCCGATCTACCAGGCTGATAACGTACAAAATCTTTCGCACATTTTCAGGTTGAGACGGTTCCCTTTATTCTGATTGAAGGGAGCATGGCATGACTGATGACGACGATGGCAAAAGATGAGCAACGTGATCCGGATCGACGAAGCCCGGATCAAGGACCATCTGGGAGAGATGGTTCGCGGCACCGTCGAAGAGGCGTTGAACGCGATGTTGGACGCGGAGGCAGACCGGCTTTGCGGAGCTGGCAGAACGAGGATGCACTCGTGGTGTCGCGAGGGGACAAGGAAACCGGCATGAGCGACCGCGGGCTGCGCCGTCTGTTCGACCGGTTGGTCGAACTCGGCGCCGTGCGAGAACTGTCCGGACGACCAACCTTCCGCATCTATGGGCTGTGACGATCATGGCAGATGAGCCGCGCAAACGACGGGGCAGGGACGACGATGTTCTGTTCGATACAGAACTCCATCATCTGCCGCCCGACGCGCGCTGGCGGGAATGGATGCACCGGGTCATCTTCGTCAACCGCAATGGGCTCAGGTGGTGCGATGCGCCGAAGGAATACGGCCCCTCCAAGACGCTTTATAATCGTTGGAAGCGCTGGGGTGAGAAGGGTATCTTTATCCAGATGATGGAAGGCTTGGCTGTCCCTGACGCTCCAGAAAGCAAGACGATCATGATCGACGCGACCTATCTGAAGGCACACCGCACGGCTTCCAGCCTGCGGGTAAAAAAGGGGGCGCGGGCCGCCTGATTGGACGCACGAAAGGCGGCATGAACACCAAGCTTCATGCCGTAACGGATGCGAATGGTCGCCCAATCAGTTTCTTCATAACAGCCGGTCAGGTCAGCGATTATACCGGCGCTGCCGCCTTGCTTGACGAGCTTCCCAAGGCCAAATGGCTGCTGGCCGACCGCGGCTATGATGCCGACTGGTTTCGTGACGCTTTACAGGCGAAGGGCATCACTCCCTGCATCCCCGGTCGGAAATCCCGGAACAAGGCCGTCAAATATGACAAGCGCCGCTACAAACGCCGGTGACGTCCCCGGAGGTGGTGTAGCTGGGTAGCGCGGTGGTCATCGGCGCTTTCCGGTATGGTCTGGTTGTCGAAGCCAAGTCCTCACTGGAAGGAACACCGATGACCGACGACATGATGAACCTGCGTGCGCTCGTGGAGAAGAGCGCAGATGCCGATCTGCTGCGCGAGATGATCAGCTTTGCTGCCCAGAAGCTGATGGAGATGGAGGTGGGCGCGGCAACGGCGCCGCCTGGGGCGAGAAGTCGCCACGGCGGACCGCCCAGCAACGGTTATCGCACCGGGACTGGGAGAGGGGTCGGCACCGTCGAGCTGCGCATCCCAGTTGGAGAAGGGATCCGGCTTCCAGGCTTCCTGGAGCGACGCGCGGCCGAAGGCGCTGACGGCCGTCATCCAGGAGCTTCCGCGTCCAGCATCTCGACGCGGTCGGTCGACGACCTGGTCAAGGCCATGGGCATGGCTGATCTCGAAGAAAGTCAGGTCGTCGGCTGTGCGAGGAGATCGACGCAAGGTGAAGGCCTTCCTCGAGTGGCCGATCGAGGGCGACTGGCCCTACCTGTGGATCGACGCCACCTACCTGAAGGTCCGTCGTGCGGGCGGATCGTCTCCGTCGCCGTCATCATCGCCGTCGGCGTCAACTCCGACGGCCGACGCGAGGTGCTGGGCATGGAGATCGGCACCTCGGAGGCCGAGCCCTGGACCGAGTTCCTGCGCAATGACGCCGTGGCCTGCGTGGCGTGAAGCTCGTCTCGGATGCCCATGAGGGCCTGAAGGCGGCCGTCACCTGGTGCTCTCGGCCACCTGGCAGCGCTGCCGCGTCCACTTCAGAGGAACGTTCCTCGGCCCTTTACGGCAAGAGCGGTCGCCGCGTCGTCTCGGCCTTTATCGCCACCGCCTTCGCCTCAGGAGACGCCCGAAGCCGCCAGCGCCCAATGGCGTCGTCGCCGACCAGATCCGACCGAAGGTGCCGAAGCTCGCCGCCATCTCGACGACGCCGAGCCCGACGTGCTCAGCCCATGACCTTCCCGAAGGAGCACCGGCCAAGCTGCACAGCACCAACCTCGATCGAACGCCCTCAACGAGATCAAGCGGCGCACCGATGTCGTCGGCATCTTCCCCAACGACGACGCCATCGTGCGTCTCGTCGGTGCGTTGCTGCTCGAACAGAACGATGAGTGGGCCGTTCAGCGCGCCCGCTACATGACGCTGGAAAGCGTCGGACAATTGAGCGATGATCCCCTCATCAGCCTGCCAGCAGTGGCGCGCTGATCAGCCCGGCAATGCCGGACAGCACGGCGACCAATGCCGCCAGCTACACCACGCCGCGGGACGTCATCCAAACGCCGCAATCGGATTGAGATCATGTTCGGGCGTCTCAAGGACTGGCGGCGTATCGCGACACGCTATGACAGGTGCCCAATGGCCTTCTTCTCAGCCATCGCTCTCGCCGCAACTGTCATCTTCTGGCTATGAGCAATGAGTCCTGAACCTAGATACAGCCCGACCCTACAGCCTCTGGTTGTCTCAATCGCTTAATCCGTTTTGAGGCTTTTCCGACAATGATTCGCCCCTCGGCCAACGGAATGATGAGATAAGGCGGTGGAATGCGGACGGGCAGTTTCCCTTCAATCCTGCAAAGAAGCGGACGTTCTTAGTGGCCTTGAACTGCATGTCCGCCGCACCTCACCTTGGGACGCTTGTAGTCATGACAGACGAGTTCAGAAGGGTAGGCCCTTCCGCGATCTTGCGTGCGAGATTGAAGAAGGTGGCCCGCTCTTCCCGCGACAGGGGAGCAAGCCATTCATCCTGACGCCGCCGCGACACGTCAATCATCTCGGTGAGAAGCGCTTCGCCGGTTGGCGTGGTGAGAAGGCACTTCTCGCGCCCGTCCGAGGCTGAAACCTCTTGTACCAGCAGCCCGCGGCTCTCCAAAAGCGACACGGCGCGGCTGATGGTATTTTGGGGACGCGGCAGCAGAAGCCGAATTTCCTTGGCCCGGATCCCGGGGAAGATCTTCACAGCGTAAAGTGCTGACCAGGCATGGATCGGCATGTCGAAGCGTTGTTCGATATAGCGGCCGGTGACGGTGTTGTTGCCAAGGACGATGTAGCTGATGACGAGCAGCTCCTTCAGCTCGCCGTCGAGCACCGTGCTCAGCAGCTCTTCAGCCCGCATGTCCTTCGATCCTTTCAGCCGACCGGTTGCACCTTCTGCCCGACCTCACCCGATGGGGCAAAATTTTTTTCGATCCAGATGGATTCAACTTGCCTGATTAATCCAAATGGATCAATCTCACCTCACATGATTTCGGAGGCAGGTATGATCGTTTTGGGTGTCGACGTCGGGGGAACCTTCACCGACTTGATCCTTGCTAATCTGAGTGAGGGGACGACGACCATCCACAAGACCCCGTCAACACCGTCCAATTCGTCACTGGGTGTCGTAAACGGGGTCAAAGACATCTGCGAGATCGCAGGCGTCGAGCCGTCCAAGATTGAAGCGGTGTTCCATGGCACCACCGTCGGCACAAACGCCATGCTGGTGCATGGCGGCGCCGTCACCGGGATGATCACCAACGAAGGTTTCCGCGACATCATCCACATCGGACGGCATCAGCGCCCGCAGCACTACTCGATCATGCAGGACCTGCCGTGGCAGAGCCGGCCGCTAATTAAGCGCCGTCATCGCAAGACGGTTGCGGGTCGCCTGAACGCCAAAGGCGAAGAGCTTGTTGCGCTCGACGAAGAGGCGGTGGCCGCCGCAGCGCGTGAACTGGGCGCGGATGGCGTCGAATCCGTTCTGGTCGGCTTCCTATTTTCCTATGTGAACCCTGCCCATGAAAAGCGCGCGGCTGAGATTGTGCGCGAAATCCTACCGGATGCCTTTGTCACCACATCGGCGGACGTTTCGCCGCAGTTTCGCGAATTCGAACGCTTCACGACTGCGGCGATGTCCGCTTTTATTGGGCCGAAGGTAAAGCGCTACATCGACGATCTGCGCGATGAGCTGCGGGCATTGGGCGTTACGGGCGAACTTCGCGTCATGACCTCCTCCGGTGGTCTTGCCACACCCGAGATGATCGCGCAGCGCCCGGCCACCACGCTGCTTTCGGGTCTAGTTGCGGGTGTGCGCGGCGGCGCCTGGGTTGGCCAGCATGCCGGCACGGGCAAGCTGGTGACGCTCGACATCGGTGGTACCAGTGCTGATATCGGCATCATCCGCGACGGCCGCCTGGCAGAAGCCGATGCGCGTAGTGCCAGCATCGCGGATTTCCCGGTGATGCTGCCGATGATCGACATTCATACGATCGGCGCCGGTGGCGGCTCCATCGCGCACCTGGACCGTGGCAGCGCCTTCCGTGTTGGGCCGCAGAGCGCGGGGGCTGATCCCGGTCCGGCCGCTTACAGGCGCGGCGGTACCGTTCCGACGACAACTGACGCCAATCTTGTGCTCGGACGTCTGGTCGCCGACAACTTCCTCGGCGGAAGGATGTCGCTCGACGCTGAAGCTTCCACGCGTGTCATTGGAGAACTTGCGAAGCAGCTCGGCCGTACGCCTGAAGAGACGTCCGAAGGCGCATTGACCGTCCTGAACAGCAACATGGCCAATGCAATCCGCTCGCGCACCGTTCAGAAGGGCATCGACCCACGCGAGTTCACGCTCGCCGGCTTCGGCGGCGCTGGACCGCTGCATGCGGCGGAAGTTGCGGCCATGCTTGGCATGCGCAACGTGCTGATCCCGCCCCATCCGGGCATTACCTCGGCAGTGGGCCTTTTGACGGCAGATCTCGAATACCACGCCCTGCGTACGGCCTTTGCGGTCAAGGGGTCGCTCGAACTCGACCACCTGCAGGACTTGTTTGACGACATGGAAGCCGAGCTCAGCGAGATATTCGCGCGCGACAAGGTCCCTGGCGACCGGGTGCGGATGCTGCGTGAAGCCGACCTTCGTTATGTCGGTCAAGGCTATGAGCTGAAGATCGACGTCCCAGCGGGCAATCTCACCGACGAAGCGATGGACCAGGTTTGGCGGGCTTTCCATGACCGTCACCGCGAGGAGTACGGTCATTCCTTCGAAGCAAGCCCGATCGAGGTCGTCACCGTGAAGGTGCGGGGGCTTGGCGAGGTCGAGAAGCTGGCGGAGCCGCCGGTCTACAACGTCCAGGGTGAACCGAACGAGGTGGGCTCCGGACGCTGCACGTTCCGCGTCAATGGCGAACTTCAAAGCTTCAACACGCCGCATATCGAGCGGACGTCCTTGCCGGTCGACCGCAAATTCAGCGGTCCTGCCATCCTTCTGCAAACCGATACGACAACGGTTGTTCCGCCGGCCTGGACCTATTGGGCAGACCGGCACGGCAATGTGCGCATGACGCGCAACGATCAGGCGTAAGGGGAAAAGCCATGCAAACGCGCGTCGATCCGTTCCTTGCAGCAGTTATTCACGGTGCGCTGGAAAACATCGCACTCGAGATGGGCCACAAGCTCATGAGGATGAGCTATTCCAGCATCATCCGCGAAAGCGAAGATTTCGGCACCGCGTTGACCGACGCGACTGGCCGCCAGCTTTGCGAATGTACGATGAGCACGCCGCTCCAGTCGGGCCCGATTCCTGGCTATATCTCCGGCATCCTTCGGGAGCTGGAAAAGCGTGGCGACAAGGTGAAGCCGGGCGATGTGTTCATGCACAACGATCCCTACGGCGGCGCTTCGCATGGGCCGGATGTCGGCTTCGCTGTGCCGATCTTCCACAAGGGAGAACTCGCCGGCTTCTCCGTCACCACCGCGCACCATCTCGACATAGGTGCGCTTACGCCTGGCAGCTGTGGCATCGTCGATGCCGTGGACACCTATGCGGAAGGCCTCCAGTTCAAGGCCGTTCGCGTCTACGAGGACGGCCGCAAGGTGGAGCCTGTTTGGCAGATCCTGCGCAGCAACATTCGCATCGCAGATCTGGTTGTCGGCGATATGGAAGCGCAGGTTGCTGCCGCGCGGATCGGCGCCGATCGCTATTCGGCGCTGCTCGACCAGTATGGCGTCGAAACCGTCACCGGCGCTTACGAGGACCTTCTCGATTATTCCGAGCGCCTGATGCGGGAGGCCATCGCCAGCATTCCGGACGGCCGCTACAACGCCAAGACCTTCATCGACGGCTATCTCGACAGCCCCGACCCGACGCTCAAGGAGCTACCGATCGAGGTAACGCTGACGGTTTCGGGCTCCGACATTCACGTCGACCTGACCGGCACTGCACCGCAAACCACGCACAAGCCGATCAACATGCCGCTCGTTGGCACGGTGGACTGCGCGGTCTGGCTGACCCTGCGCTCGATTGTTCTGGACAGCGATGTTTATGGCAACATCCCGCAAAATAGCGGTCTGACGCGCCCGATCACGATTTTTGCGCCGGAAGGCTGCCTCGCCAATCCAATCTTCCCGGCTCCGGTGATCGCGCGCTTCTGCCCAGGCAACGCTGTGGCTGACACGGTGATGAAGGCGATTGCGCCAGCTGTGCCTCAACAGGTCAGCGCCGGCATCGGCAACCTTCGCGTCATGGCGTTCAGCGGCGTGTCGCAGGGCGCTCCTTGGGTTCACATGGAGATCATGGAAGGCGCTTACGGCGGTCGCTTCGGCAAGGACGGCATGGATGCGGTCGATACGCTTTACGCAAACACGCGCAACAATCCGATCGAGGACATCGAGTCTCACCTGCCGCTGCGCGTCCTGAGCTACGAGCTGCGCGAAAACGTTGCAGGTCCGGGCGCTTCGCGCGGTGGCATCGGGTCAATCCGCGCCTTCGAGCTTCTGGAAGATGGCGCTGTTTCGGTTGAAGGTGATGGGCAGCGCTTTAAGCCCTGGGGCTTCCAGGGCGGTGCGGATGGTTCGCCTGCGAAGGTCGAGCTGGCGCGTGCAAGCGGCGGCGTGGAGGATCTGCCGTCCAAGATCCCATACCGCCAGCTGTCGCGCGGCGACCGGATCATCGCTTATGGCCCTTGCGGCGGTGGCTATGGAAATCCGCGCGAACGCAGCCCGCAAGCTGTGCTCGAGGATGTAC
The window above is part of the Aquamicrobium sp. genome. Proteins encoded here:
- a CDS encoding hydantoinase B/oxoprolinase family protein, with translation MQTRVDPFLAAVIHGALENIALEMGHKLMRMSYSSIIRESEDFGTALTDATGRQLCECTMSTPLQSGPIPGYISGILRELEKRGDKVKPGDVFMHNDPYGGASHGPDVGFAVPIFHKGELAGFSVTTAHHLDIGALTPGSCGIVDAVDTYAEGLQFKAVRVYEDGRKVEPVWQILRSNIRIADLVVGDMEAQVAAARIGADRYSALLDQYGVETVTGAYEDLLDYSERLMREAIASIPDGRYNAKTFIDGYLDSPDPTLKELPIEVTLTVSGSDIHVDLTGTAPQTTHKPINMPLVGTVDCAVWLTLRSIVLDSDVYGNIPQNSGLTRPITIFAPEGCLANPIFPAPVIARFCPGNAVADTVMKAIAPAVPQQVSAGIGNLRVMAFSGVSQGAPWVHMEIMEGAYGGRFGKDGMDAVDTLYANTRNNPIEDIESHLPLRVLSYELRENVAGPGASRGGIGSIRAFELLEDGAVSVEGDGQRFKPWGFQGGADGSPAKVELARASGGVEDLPSKIPYRQLSRGDRIIAYGPCGGGYGNPRERSPQAVLEDVLDGLIDAEAARSDYAVAINGKVVDEAATQALRGQ
- a CDS encoding hydantoinase/oxoprolinase family protein — protein: MIVLGVDVGGTFTDLILANLSEGTTTIHKTPSTPSNSSLGVVNGVKDICEIAGVEPSKIEAVFHGTTVGTNAMLVHGGAVTGMITNEGFRDIIHIGRHQRPQHYSIMQDLPWQSRPLIKRRHRKTVAGRLNAKGEELVALDEEAVAAAARELGADGVESVLVGFLFSYVNPAHEKRAAEIVREILPDAFVTTSADVSPQFREFERFTTAAMSAFIGPKVKRYIDDLRDELRALGVTGELRVMTSSGGLATPEMIAQRPATTLLSGLVAGVRGGAWVGQHAGTGKLVTLDIGGTSADIGIIRDGRLAEADARSASIADFPVMLPMIDIHTIGAGGGSIAHLDRGSAFRVGPQSAGADPGPAAYRRGGTVPTTTDANLVLGRLVADNFLGGRMSLDAEASTRVIGELAKQLGRTPEETSEGALTVLNSNMANAIRSRTVQKGIDPREFTLAGFGGAGPLHAAEVAAMLGMRNVLIPPHPGITSAVGLLTADLEYHALRTAFAVKGSLELDHLQDLFDDMEAELSEIFARDKVPGDRVRMLREADLRYVGQGYELKIDVPAGNLTDEAMDQVWRAFHDRHREEYGHSFEASPIEVVTVKVRGLGEVEKLAEPPVYNVQGEPNEVGSGRCTFRVNGELQSFNTPHIERTSLPVDRKFSGPAILLQTDTTTVVPPAWTYWADRHGNVRMTRNDQA